A stretch of the Lolium perenne isolate Kyuss_39 chromosome 3, Kyuss_2.0, whole genome shotgun sequence genome encodes the following:
- the LOC127338630 gene encoding lysM domain-containing protein ARB_03438-like, producing MANHAAAALLIASLLAAVVLAEARVTVQVQHDIVGGYAVKAVPALKCNEVHQVQTDDTCSSVAASAGLSDAQFLGFNPNINCLKVFLGQWVCLDASSA from the exons ATGGCGAACCACGCAGCCGCCGCCCTCCTGATCGCGTCCCTCCTCGCGGCAGTCGTCCTCGCCGAAGCCAGGGTCACCGTGCAGGTGCAGCACGACATTGTAGGAG GTTACGCGGTGAAGGCGGTGCCGGCGCTGAAGTGCAACGAGGTGCACCAGGTGCAGACGGACGACACCTGCTCCTCCGTGGCGGCGAGCGCCGGACTATCCGACGCGCAGTTcctcggcttcaaccccaacatcAACTGCCTCAAAGTCTTCCTTGGCCAATGGGTCTGCCTCGACGCGTCCTCCGCATAA